Proteins encoded together in one Marinithermus hydrothermalis DSM 14884 window:
- a CDS encoding elongation factor G has protein sequence MIRTIALVGHSGSGKTTLGEAWAYLAGIKDRMGAVEEGSTISDYTPEEKAHGISVRTAVLPLQWKGHRFFVLDAPGYADFVAEIRGAMAAADAAVVCVSAPEGVQIGTERAWTVAERLGLARMVVVTKLDRGGDFYTLLEDLRATLGPILPVHLPWIENGQWIGLLDVLHHKAYRHADRGYTPENIPDAFKDEVARYRQEALEAIVETDEALLEKYLGDEDVEEAALAHAFHEAVRQGQLYPVAIASGKTLIGAEPVLDLILEALPAPTERFADGPPLAQVFKVQVDPFMGQVAYVRLYRGALAPGDTLESENGPVKLAHLYVPQGKDLVEVEAAEAGYILAVPKAEQLHRGMVLWRETKDEVPTTRLPDPTTFVAVYPEGKQDEAKLGEALHKLLEEDPSLRTERQEETGELLLWGMGDLHLEVAKERLEDYGVRVVLRTPKIPYRETVRKAAEAQGKYKKQTGGHGQYGDVWLKLEPSPEYAFEWKITGGVIPTKYKEAIEKGIQEAAQKGVLAGYPVMGFKATVFHGSYHEVDSSDLAFQIAASMAFKKAMEAANPLLLEPIYTLKVFIPQDRVGDILSDLQGRRGRILGMEPDGALTVVQAEVPLAELLEYSRVLRSLTGGQGAYSLEFSHYAEVPPHLAQKVIAARQAEAG, from the coding sequence ATGATTCGCACGATCGCGTTGGTCGGGCATAGCGGAAGCGGAAAAACCACGTTGGGAGAAGCCTGGGCGTACCTGGCGGGGATCAAGGACCGGATGGGTGCCGTGGAGGAGGGCAGCACGATCTCGGACTATACCCCAGAGGAGAAGGCGCACGGGATCTCCGTGCGGACCGCGGTCCTGCCCCTTCAATGGAAGGGGCACCGCTTTTTTGTACTGGACGCGCCCGGGTACGCGGACTTCGTCGCGGAGATCCGCGGAGCCATGGCCGCGGCGGACGCGGCTGTGGTGTGCGTATCCGCCCCAGAAGGTGTGCAGATCGGGACCGAGCGCGCCTGGACCGTTGCGGAACGGCTGGGCCTGGCGCGGATGGTGGTCGTCACGAAACTCGACCGGGGAGGGGATTTCTACACGCTCTTGGAAGACCTTCGCGCCACCTTAGGCCCCATCCTGCCCGTGCACCTACCCTGGATTGAGAACGGTCAATGGATCGGGCTGCTCGATGTGCTGCACCACAAGGCCTACCGCCACGCAGACCGCGGCTACACCCCTGAGAACATCCCCGACGCGTTCAAGGACGAGGTCGCGCGTTACCGCCAGGAAGCCCTCGAGGCCATCGTCGAGACCGACGAGGCCCTGCTGGAAAAATACCTTGGGGACGAGGACGTGGAGGAAGCCGCCCTCGCGCACGCTTTTCACGAGGCCGTACGGCAAGGGCAGCTCTACCCCGTCGCGATCGCTTCCGGCAAAACCCTGATCGGTGCGGAACCCGTGCTCGACCTCATCCTCGAGGCACTGCCCGCCCCCACCGAACGCTTCGCGGACGGCCCCCCGCTCGCCCAGGTCTTCAAGGTCCAGGTGGACCCCTTCATGGGGCAGGTAGCCTACGTCCGGCTCTACCGGGGTGCCCTCGCTCCAGGGGATACCCTCGAGTCCGAAAACGGCCCGGTCAAGCTCGCGCACCTCTACGTTCCCCAAGGCAAGGACCTCGTCGAGGTAGAGGCCGCCGAAGCCGGGTATATCCTCGCGGTTCCCAAGGCCGAGCAGTTGCACCGAGGCATGGTCTTGTGGCGGGAGACGAAGGACGAGGTGCCCACCACCCGCCTCCCTGACCCCACCACCTTCGTCGCGGTATACCCTGAAGGCAAACAGGACGAGGCCAAGCTCGGAGAAGCCCTGCACAAGCTCTTGGAGGAAGACCCCAGCCTCCGCACTGAACGGCAGGAGGAGACCGGGGAGCTCTTGCTGTGGGGAATGGGCGACCTGCACCTCGAGGTCGCCAAGGAACGCCTGGAGGATTACGGGGTCCGCGTAGTGCTGCGCACCCCCAAGATCCCGTACCGCGAGACCGTACGCAAGGCCGCCGAGGCCCAGGGCAAATACAAGAAGCAAACCGGCGGGCATGGTCAGTACGGGGACGTGTGGCTCAAGCTCGAGCCCAGCCCGGAGTACGCGTTCGAGTGGAAGATCACGGGGGGCGTGATCCCCACGAAGTACAAGGAAGCCATCGAGAAAGGCATCCAGGAAGCTGCCCAAAAGGGGGTGCTCGCGGGGTACCCGGTGATGGGGTTTAAGGCGACGGTCTTCCACGGCAGTTACCACGAGGTGGACTCCAGCGACCTCGCCTTCCAGATCGCCGCGTCCATGGCCTTCAAAAAAGCCATGGAGGCCGCGAATCCCTTGCTCCTCGAGCCGATCTACACGCTGAAGGTATTCATTCCGCAGGATCGTGTGGGGGACATCCTATCGGACCTCCAAGGGCGGCGGGGCCGCATTTTGGGGATGGAGCCGGACGGCGCCCTGACCGTAGTGCAGGCCGAGGTGCCCCTTGCGGAACTGCTGGAGTACAGCCGCGTTCTGCGCAGCCTCACGGGCGGGCAAGGTGCGTACAGCCTCGAGTTCAGCCACTACGCCGAAGTGCCCCCCCACCTGGCGCAGAAGGTGATCGCAGCGCGGCAGGCCGAGGCCGGGTAG
- a CDS encoding Mov34/MPN/PAD-1 family protein — translation MLVVSEAVLEAMWLQARLEAPRECVGLLVGRLGRAEAAWPLPNASPRPEVAYEAEPRALVAALRRMDAAGLELVGIYHSHPNGAAWPSPTDRARAYWRVPYVILGLAEGAVRAFMLPEEEEVTLLVDA, via the coding sequence GTGCTGGTGGTGTCGGAAGCGGTACTCGAGGCGATGTGGCTTCAGGCGCGGCTCGAGGCTCCGCGCGAGTGCGTGGGGCTTTTGGTGGGGCGGTTGGGACGGGCGGAAGCGGCCTGGCCGCTGCCGAACGCGAGCCCGCGCCCCGAGGTCGCGTACGAGGCGGAGCCGCGCGCGCTGGTCGCGGCGTTGCGCCGCATGGACGCGGCGGGCCTCGAGCTGGTGGGGATCTACCACTCGCACCCGAACGGCGCGGCTTGGCCCAGCCCTACGGACCGGGCGCGGGCGTACTGGCGGGTGCCGTACGTGATCCTGGGGCTTGCCGAAGGGGCCGTGCGGGCCTTTATGCTTCCGGAGGAAGAGGAGGTGACGCTGCTTGTGGACGCGTGA
- the moeB gene encoding molybdopterin-synthase adenylyltransferase MoeB, which produces MWTREELDRYARHIILPEVGAEGQQRLKQASVVVVGAGGLGAPLLLYLAAAGVGRIGIVEMDTVDLSNLQRQVLYATEDVGRPKAEVARERVVALNPHVRVEAHPVRLTSENALEILGDYDVIVDASDNFPTRYLVNDAAVLLDKPLVYGAIYRFEGQVAVFHHAGGPCYRCLFPKPPDPGAVPNCAEAGVFGVLPGVVGSLMAAEVIKLILGVGEALSGRLLLYDALTASFRTVRFPRNRNCPICGEVPSLTGLIDYEAFCAGGSKSDSMPTETS; this is translated from the coding sequence TTGTGGACGCGTGAGGAGCTGGACCGGTATGCCCGCCACATCATCCTGCCCGAGGTGGGGGCCGAGGGGCAGCAGCGGTTGAAGCAGGCCTCGGTTGTGGTGGTCGGCGCGGGGGGGTTGGGTGCCCCATTGTTGTTGTACCTGGCGGCCGCGGGGGTAGGGCGAATCGGCATCGTCGAGATGGACACGGTGGACCTATCCAACCTGCAACGGCAGGTGCTCTACGCCACGGAGGACGTGGGACGTCCCAAGGCTGAGGTGGCCCGGGAGCGGGTCGTTGCCCTAAACCCCCACGTCCGGGTTGAGGCGCACCCGGTCCGGCTGACCTCCGAAAACGCTTTAGAGATCCTGGGGGATTACGACGTGATCGTGGACGCCTCGGACAACTTCCCCACGCGCTACCTCGTGAACGACGCCGCGGTCCTCCTGGACAAGCCCCTGGTGTACGGGGCCATCTACCGCTTCGAGGGGCAGGTGGCGGTCTTCCATCACGCGGGCGGCCCGTGCTACCGCTGCTTGTTCCCTAAGCCGCCCGATCCGGGCGCGGTGCCGAACTGCGCCGAGGCCGGTGTGTTCGGCGTGCTGCCGGGCGTGGTGGGCAGCCTGATGGCGGCGGAGGTCATCAAGCTGATCCTGGGGGTGGGCGAGGCACTTTCGGGACGGCTGCTGTTATACGATGCTCTCACCGCTTCTTTTAGGACGGTACGGTTTCCTAGGAACCGGAACTGCCCGATCTGCGGGGAGGTTCCGAGCCTTACGGGGCTTATAGATTACGAAGCCTTCTGCGCCGGCGGCTCCAAAAGTGATAGTATGCCTACCGAGACGAGTTAG
- a CDS encoding citrate synthase/methylcitrate synthase, with translation MSVTEIARGLEGVVFTETKLSYIDGQAGKLYYAGYPIEALAEESSYEEVAFLLLQGRLPKKEELEAFKAQLAAERELPEVVLNALKAYPKHTHPMSALRTAVSQLGMLDERAEDLSQEGLYQKSIALISRIATIVAALKRIREGKEPVAPRKDLSHAANFLYMVNGEVPSREQEKLFDVALVLHAEHGMNASTFTALAVHSTSADIYSSITAAIGALKGPRHGGANEAVMRSVQEVGAPERAVAWVQEKLAKKERIMGMGHRVYKALDPRARILKKYAEIVAQKHGRTQEYEILTRIEAEAGKVLGPKGIYPNVDFYSGVVYSDLGIPVEFFTPIFAVARIVGWAAHILEYNATDNRLLRPKARYVGELDLEYVPLEAR, from the coding sequence ATGAGCGTAACGGAGATCGCACGGGGACTCGAGGGCGTGGTCTTCACCGAGACGAAGCTCTCGTATATCGACGGGCAGGCGGGCAAATTGTACTACGCCGGCTACCCGATCGAGGCGCTCGCTGAAGAGAGCAGTTACGAGGAGGTGGCCTTCCTGCTCTTACAGGGCCGCCTCCCCAAGAAGGAGGAGCTCGAGGCGTTCAAGGCCCAGCTCGCGGCGGAGCGGGAGCTTCCGGAGGTCGTGCTCAACGCCCTTAAGGCGTACCCCAAGCACACCCACCCCATGTCCGCCCTGCGCACCGCGGTGAGCCAGCTGGGGATGCTGGACGAGCGGGCGGAGGACCTCTCGCAGGAGGGGTTGTACCAGAAAAGCATCGCTCTCATCAGCCGGATCGCGACCATCGTAGCGGCGCTCAAGCGCATTCGTGAGGGTAAGGAGCCGGTCGCGCCTCGGAAAGACCTCTCGCACGCGGCGAACTTCCTCTACATGGTGAACGGTGAGGTGCCGAGCCGGGAGCAGGAGAAGCTCTTCGATGTGGCCCTGGTCCTGCACGCCGAACACGGCATGAACGCCTCCACCTTCACCGCCCTCGCGGTGCACTCCACCTCGGCGGACATTTACTCCTCGATCACCGCGGCGATCGGGGCGCTCAAGGGGCCGCGTCACGGCGGCGCGAACGAGGCGGTGATGCGCTCGGTGCAGGAGGTGGGCGCGCCGGAGCGGGCGGTGGCCTGGGTTCAGGAGAAGCTCGCGAAGAAAGAGCGCATCATGGGCATGGGGCACCGCGTGTACAAGGCGCTCGACCCGCGGGCGAGGATCCTGAAGAAGTACGCGGAGATCGTCGCGCAAAAGCACGGGCGCACCCAGGAGTACGAGATCCTCACGCGCATCGAGGCGGAGGCCGGCAAGGTCCTCGGCCCCAAGGGGATCTACCCCAACGTGGACTTCTACTCCGGGGTGGTGTACAGCGACCTGGGCATCCCGGTCGAGTTCTTCACCCCGATCTTTGCGGTGGCCCGCATCGTCGGGTGGGCAGCGCACATCCTCGAGTACAACGCCACGGACAACCGGCTCCTGCGCCCCAAGGCGCGCTACGTGGGCGAGCTGGACCTCGAGTACGTCCCGTTGGAAGCGCGCTAA
- a CDS encoding anti-sigma factor domain-containing protein, whose product MNHPHERLADYVLDLLEIEEACQIEAHLASCDACRTEVKALREALFALTDTLPPLPPRRHTWARILQRLGPPRAPRGWIAAAVAGILLALGTATWSAVLTRELQALQAERLLLSAYLTADRVTVRPLTTPQGTALGSVLFLPDGRALFFLTTPPPPGKAYQAWGHRNGNRVSLGLTQTQVIEVRWRGFQFVGVSLEPAGGSPEPTEPLGRVPVI is encoded by the coding sequence ATGAACCACCCGCACGAGCGGCTCGCCGATTACGTCCTGGACCTTTTAGAGATCGAGGAGGCGTGTCAGATCGAGGCGCACCTCGCCTCGTGTGACGCGTGCCGCACAGAGGTCAAGGCCTTGCGGGAAGCCCTGTTCGCCCTTACCGACACCCTGCCGCCCTTACCGCCCCGCCGTCACACCTGGGCGCGGATCCTTCAACGGCTGGGTCCCCCCCGCGCTCCCCGCGGCTGGATCGCTGCCGCCGTTGCGGGTATCCTCCTGGCCCTCGGGACTGCCACCTGGAGTGCGGTCCTCACCCGAGAACTCCAGGCGCTTCAGGCGGAACGCCTCCTCCTCAGCGCGTACCTCACCGCGGACCGCGTCACGGTGCGTCCCCTGACCACACCCCAAGGCACCGCGCTGGGGAGCGTGTTGTTCCTTCCCGACGGCCGCGCGCTCTTCTTCCTCACCACCCCCCCACCACCCGGCAAGGCATACCAAGCCTGGGGACACCGTAACGGCAACCGCGTCTCCCTAGGCCTGACCCAAACTCAGGTGATCGAGGTGCGCTGGCGCGGGTTCCAGTTCGTCGGGGTGAGCCTCGAGCCCGCGGGCGGGAGCCCCGAACCTACGGAACCGCTGGGGCGGGTGCCGGTCATTTAA
- a CDS encoding RNA polymerase sigma factor, whose protein sequence is MATEEELLVRTASGDQAALAELYRRMAPRVLALATRILGSREEAEEVLQDTFVKLYRDGHRYTPEKSSARTFVLTVARNLAISRLRARSARPTKAPLDVHDPGFSHPAPEPPDLTTRVVVRRALEQLEADERRLLEEAFFMGYTHKELAQRHGLPLGTVKTRLRRALLKLRRYLEAP, encoded by the coding sequence GTGGCGACCGAAGAAGAGCTGCTGGTCCGCACCGCTTCGGGTGACCAAGCCGCGCTCGCCGAACTGTACCGGCGGATGGCACCCCGCGTGCTCGCCCTGGCCACCCGGATCCTGGGCAGCCGCGAGGAAGCCGAGGAAGTCCTGCAGGACACCTTCGTCAAACTCTACCGGGACGGGCATCGCTACACCCCCGAGAAGAGCTCAGCCAGGACCTTCGTGCTCACCGTGGCCCGCAACCTGGCCATCTCCCGGTTACGGGCTCGAAGCGCCCGGCCTACAAAAGCCCCGCTGGATGTGCACGACCCCGGCTTCTCCCACCCCGCGCCCGAGCCCCCCGATCTCACCACCCGGGTCGTTGTGCGTCGGGCGCTGGAGCAGCTCGAGGCAGACGAGCGCCGGTTGCTTGAGGAAGCCTTCTTCATGGGGTATACCCACAAGGAACTGGCGCAGCGCCACGGCCTGCCCTTGGGTACGGTCAAAACCCGGCTGCGCCGGGCGCTGTTGAAACTCCGCCGGTACCTGGAGGCACCATGA
- a CDS encoding serine/threonine-protein kinase — MAQYGKARPRYSCTVGIPGTVLLGRYRVVRPIARGALATVYLAFDTGGTAYAVKVFPKTYAARADREWKVGRALEHPNINPVLERVSVEGFPAVLLAFAPGDRLSTWNSASLEAFLAVFHQLLRALAHVHERGFVHRDVKPENLIVAASGEARLVDFDLSGPIGERFPGRIRIGTLGYLAPEQVRGIPPVPATDLYAAGVLLYWGIFGELPFSGAPHEVMQAHLKRPVHLPPTPHLPPGLARYLLRLLAKDPQDRFRDGAEALAAFEAL, encoded by the coding sequence ATGGCCCAATACGGGAAGGCCCGCCCACGGTATAGTTGTACCGTGGGGATTCCGGGAACGGTCCTCCTAGGTCGGTACCGCGTGGTCCGGCCCATCGCGCGTGGAGCGTTGGCCACGGTGTATTTGGCCTTCGATACGGGCGGCACGGCCTACGCCGTCAAGGTGTTTCCCAAAACCTACGCCGCGCGGGCGGATCGGGAGTGGAAGGTCGGCCGAGCCCTCGAGCACCCGAACATCAACCCGGTCCTCGAGCGGGTCTCGGTCGAAGGCTTCCCCGCGGTGCTGTTGGCCTTCGCTCCAGGGGATCGGCTCTCCACTTGGAACAGTGCGTCGCTCGAGGCGTTTCTCGCCGTGTTTCATCAACTGCTGCGTGCGCTGGCCCACGTCCACGAGCGGGGCTTCGTGCACCGCGATGTGAAGCCGGAAAACCTGATCGTGGCCGCCTCGGGAGAAGCTCGGCTGGTAGACTTCGACCTTTCCGGTCCCATCGGGGAACGCTTCCCCGGCCGGATTCGTATCGGCACGTTGGGTTACCTGGCCCCCGAGCAGGTGCGCGGCATTCCCCCAGTCCCGGCCACCGATCTGTACGCGGCCGGTGTCCTCCTGTACTGGGGGATCTTCGGAGAACTGCCGTTTAGCGGTGCACCGCACGAGGTCATGCAAGCCCACCTCAAGCGGCCGGTGCATCTTCCGCCAACCCCGCACCTCCCCCCCGGCCTTGCCCGGTACTTGCTGCGTCTTTTGGCCAAGGATCCTCAGGATCGCTTCCGCGACGGCGCCGAAGCGCTTGCAGCCTTCGAAGCCCTCTGA
- a CDS encoding patatin-like phospholipase family protein, with protein MRIGVALSGGGARGFAHIGVLEALEARGVEVACVAGTSMGAIVGALWAHGVPAREIYRLAERTPWVSLLNFVPRGGLVSGRKLRAFLAEYLPPTFEALERELVVVATDLASGEAVYLTRGTLPTAVLASAAYPGLLAPVEWEGRWLIDGGVVDNLPVDAARLLGADRVVAVDVTPGAGLPKGSDPPRSLIGTARRAVDVMLARLTAVRLALYPPEVYIRPEIPEVRFEDFGRLEEIVARGREAAEAALGAYAD; from the coding sequence GTGAGAATCGGCGTGGCGCTTTCCGGAGGTGGGGCGAGGGGCTTCGCGCACATCGGTGTGCTCGAGGCGCTCGAGGCGCGGGGGGTGGAGGTTGCTTGTGTGGCGGGGACGAGCATGGGCGCGATCGTTGGGGCGCTTTGGGCGCATGGCGTACCGGCGCGGGAGATCTACCGTTTGGCGGAGCGCACGCCGTGGGTGAGCCTTTTGAACTTTGTGCCCCGCGGGGGGCTGGTCTCGGGGCGGAAGCTCCGCGCGTTTTTGGCCGAGTACCTGCCCCCGACCTTTGAGGCCCTGGAGCGCGAGCTGGTCGTGGTGGCTACGGATCTGGCGAGTGGGGAGGCGGTGTACCTTACGCGCGGCACCTTGCCCACGGCCGTACTAGCCTCCGCAGCGTACCCGGGGTTGTTGGCTCCGGTTGAGTGGGAGGGGCGCTGGCTGATCGATGGGGGAGTGGTGGATAACCTGCCGGTGGATGCGGCTCGCTTGTTGGGAGCAGACCGGGTCGTGGCGGTGGACGTCACGCCGGGGGCGGGGCTGCCTAAGGGGAGCGATCCGCCGCGTTCCTTGATTGGCACGGCCCGCCGGGCGGTGGATGTGATGCTCGCGCGGCTGACCGCGGTGCGTCTGGCGTTGTACCCGCCCGAAGTGTACATACGACCGGAGATCCCGGAGGTGCGCTTCGAGGACTTCGGTCGGTTGGAGGAAATCGTAGCTCGAGGACGCGAGGCTGCGGAAGCGGCGTTGGGTGCGTATGCTGATTAA
- the lepB gene encoding signal peptidase I — MREFFVYLWREWFRQVGEALLIAFVVTTFGFTTVAVFGSSMQPTLAHGERVFVPKYEAWAVRFGLTEWRRGDIAILKPPQGAPNSVTAFPVLGFTFRPFFIKRIVGLPGDVVSVRRGVVYVNGQPLDEEHITRFITPYPDSFPRVEVRRGRVVRFAGIPVDRLPEYLKPALEMLEPLPEEVIAASQARTVEYVGSLRLKEGYYFVLGDNRSLGGSEDSRTFGPVPARNIAGRATFVWWPLVRRDEEGWRVNVRRLEVPQAFLSVPPAPESR, encoded by the coding sequence ATGCGCGAGTTTTTCGTTTACTTGTGGCGTGAGTGGTTTCGCCAGGTGGGCGAAGCGTTACTGATCGCGTTCGTTGTGACGACGTTCGGGTTTACTACGGTCGCGGTGTTCGGAAGCAGCATGCAGCCGACGCTGGCGCACGGAGAGCGCGTGTTCGTGCCCAAGTACGAGGCTTGGGCGGTGCGCTTTGGGCTTACGGAGTGGCGGCGTGGCGACATTGCGATCCTCAAACCCCCGCAAGGAGCGCCGAACTCGGTGACGGCCTTCCCCGTGCTGGGGTTTACCTTCCGGCCGTTTTTCATTAAGCGGATCGTGGGGCTGCCGGGGGATGTGGTCTCGGTACGGCGCGGCGTGGTGTACGTGAACGGACAGCCCCTCGATGAGGAGCACATCACGCGCTTCATCACGCCGTACCCGGACTCCTTCCCGCGGGTGGAGGTACGCCGCGGGAGGGTGGTGCGTTTCGCGGGCATTCCCGTGGACCGTCTCCCGGAGTACTTGAAGCCAGCCTTGGAGATGCTCGAGCCCCTGCCGGAGGAGGTGATCGCGGCGAGCCAGGCGCGTACGGTGGAGTACGTGGGAAGCCTGCGCCTTAAGGAGGGGTATTACTTTGTGTTGGGGGATAACCGGAGCCTGGGCGGTTCGGAGGATTCCCGGACGTTCGGGCCGGTGCCCGCGCGGAACATCGCGGGGCGGGCGACGTTCGTATGGTGGCCTTTGGTGCGCCGCGATGAGGAAGGGTGGCGCGTGAACGTGCGCCGGTTGGAGGTGCCGCAGGCCTTCCTGTCCGTGCCGCCTGCTCCAGAATCCCGGTAA
- a CDS encoding flavodoxin family protein, with the protein MPINILGLNGSARVDGWTAALLDLILEHAAKAGARVERLDLVRHPFPFCVGNYSMEPSACGPNECTQGPWDGFGKIAERLFWADAVVFATPVYWYGPSARMKALIERMTSLENKGLLLAGKPMALAAVAEEDGAAHAMAQLATPLNYMGFSLIPMGSCKKLG; encoded by the coding sequence ATGCCGATCAACATCTTGGGCCTAAACGGTTCGGCAAGAGTTGACGGCTGGACGGCAGCGCTTTTGGACCTCATCCTGGAGCATGCCGCAAAAGCAGGCGCTCGAGTCGAACGGCTGGATCTGGTGCGCCACCCGTTTCCTTTTTGCGTCGGGAACTACTCGATGGAACCCAGCGCGTGCGGCCCGAACGAGTGTACCCAGGGCCCCTGGGACGGGTTCGGTAAAATCGCGGAACGCCTCTTCTGGGCGGACGCGGTGGTCTTCGCCACTCCCGTCTACTGGTACGGGCCCTCCGCGCGCATGAAGGCCCTGATCGAACGCATGACCTCCCTGGAGAACAAGGGGCTCCTGCTGGCGGGCAAACCCATGGCTCTCGCCGCGGTCGCCGAGGAAGACGGCGCCGCTCACGCCATGGCCCAGCTGGCCACCCCCCTCAACTACATGGGGTTCTCCCTCATCCCCATGGGGTCATGTAAAAAACTCGGTTGA
- a CDS encoding NCS2 family permease yields the protein MEATTGYLGQLERFFRVRERGSTLATEIRAGVTTFLTMAYILFVNPQILSAAGMPASDVAIATALASAVATLAMALYANFPFALAPGMGLNAYFTFGVVKGMGVDWPVALTAVFIEGLLFLALAFGGIRTAIINAIPLSLKAATTTGIGLFLAIIGFQNAGLVVDHPATLVGLGNLRDPAVLLSLAGLILIGVLLSRQVRGAVLAGILVVTVVAWVTGLAPAPERIFGLPSFPQETLLAFDFSNILSGALLTVILAFLFVDFFDTAGTLIGVGRLAGFVNARGELPGADRAFAADAAGTTVGAMLGTSTVTTYIESAAGVEEGGRTGLTALTVALLFLLSLFFTPLFIAVPAIATAPALIVVGVLMMQGARDLDWSRMDEALPAFLTIVIMPFTFSIANGIAAGIVTFVALKLLSGKGREVHPIMYVLAVLLALYYGFIPHG from the coding sequence ATGGAAGCGACCACGGGGTACCTAGGTCAACTGGAACGGTTCTTTCGGGTGCGTGAGCGGGGCTCAACCCTCGCTACGGAGATTCGTGCGGGCGTGACGACCTTCCTCACGATGGCCTACATCCTGTTCGTCAACCCGCAGATCCTTTCCGCCGCGGGTATGCCCGCCTCGGACGTAGCGATCGCTACCGCGCTCGCCTCGGCCGTGGCCACGTTGGCTATGGCGCTGTACGCGAACTTTCCCTTCGCGCTGGCTCCCGGCATGGGCCTGAACGCCTACTTCACCTTCGGGGTCGTGAAGGGAATGGGGGTGGACTGGCCGGTCGCCCTCACCGCGGTGTTTATCGAGGGGCTGCTCTTCTTGGCTTTGGCGTTCGGCGGGATCCGCACCGCGATCATTAACGCTATTCCCCTCTCGCTGAAAGCCGCGACCACGACCGGCATCGGGTTGTTCCTGGCGATCATCGGGTTTCAAAACGCGGGCCTCGTAGTGGATCACCCGGCTACCCTGGTCGGCTTGGGGAACCTGCGCGATCCCGCCGTCCTGCTCTCCCTGGCCGGCCTGATCCTGATCGGGGTGCTGCTCTCCCGCCAGGTGCGGGGGGCCGTCCTGGCCGGAATCCTTGTAGTCACCGTCGTGGCTTGGGTTACGGGGCTCGCGCCGGCTCCGGAGCGCATCTTTGGCCTGCCTTCCTTCCCCCAGGAAACCCTGTTGGCCTTTGACTTCTCCAACATCCTCTCCGGAGCCCTCCTCACCGTGATCCTCGCGTTCCTGTTCGTGGACTTCTTTGACACGGCGGGCACGCTGATCGGGGTGGGGCGCCTGGCTGGGTTCGTGAACGCGCGCGGCGAACTGCCCGGCGCGGATCGAGCCTTCGCTGCCGACGCGGCCGGTACCACCGTCGGGGCCATGCTGGGCACGAGTACGGTCACGACGTACATCGAATCGGCCGCGGGGGTGGAGGAAGGCGGGCGCACCGGCCTGACGGCCCTGACGGTCGCGCTGCTCTTCTTGCTCTCGCTCTTCTTCACCCCGCTGTTCATCGCGGTACCGGCCATCGCCACCGCCCCCGCGCTGATCGTGGTGGGCGTGCTGATGATGCAGGGGGCCCGGGACCTTGACTGGTCGCGCATGGACGAGGCCCTGCCCGCCTTCCTCACGATCGTGATCATGCCGTTCACCTTCTCCATCGCGAACGGGATCGCGGCGGGCATCGTGACCTTCGTTGCCCTGAAACTGCTCTCGGGGAAAGGGCGCGAGGTACACCCGATCATGTACGTCCTGGCGGTACTCTTGGCGCTGTACTACGGGTTTATCCCCCACGGGTAA